From Xiphophorus couchianus chromosome 23, X_couchianus-1.0, whole genome shotgun sequence, one genomic window encodes:
- the rom1b gene encoding rod outer segment membrane protein 1b, protein MALLKMKFSQQRRVRLAQGLWLLSWLAVMCGAFIFCLGVYLKIELLRRDEVMEDTDIHAVPNLLMLVGLASIGANWVASRVCQDSLDASRFPRWKVLLLGWYAVAVLLCCLLLAVVVLSYALQGRLEESLKVGLRNGIRFYKDTDVPGRCFQKETIDRLQMEFRCCGNNNFKDWFEIQWVSNRYLDFTSQEVKDRIRSNVDGRYLLDGVPFSCCNPASPRPCLQNQLTDSRAHYNYEYQSEELNLYSRGCRQALTDYYMGLMNSTGPGVLSVILIQLSVLLSMRYLQTAVDGAMALESPEGESEGYILEKDVKATYAEVKAKALDLLKFAQVDPASEVAGAEEGEKAAEASAKAATPPPAS, encoded by the exons ATGGCGCTGCTGAAGATGAAGTTCAGCCAGCAGAGGCGGGTGCGTCTGGCCCAGGGCCTCTGGCTGCTCTCCTGGCTGGCAGTAATGTGTGGGGCCTTCATCTTTTGTCTGGGGGTTTATCTCAAGATCGAGCTGCTTCGTAGAGACGAG GTGATGGAGGACACAGATATCCACGCAGTACCAAACCTCCTAATGTTGGTCGGACTGGCCTCCATTGGAGCCAACTGGGTTGCCAGTCGGGTGTGCCAGGACTCTCTGGATGCCAGCCGCTTCCCCCGCTGGAAGGTCCTCTTGTTGGGCTGGTATGCTGTGGCCGTGCTGCTGTGCTGCCTGCTCCTTGCTGTGGTCGTCCTCAGTTATGCCCTGCAGGGGAGGCTGGAAGAATCGCTGAAG GTGGGCCTGAGGAACGGCATCCGGTTCTACAAGGATACGGACGTCCCTGGCCGCTGCTTCCAAAAGGAGACCATTGATCGTCTGCAAATGGAGTTTCGCTGCTGTGGAAACAACAACTTCAAGGACTGGTTCGAGATTCAGTGGGTCAGCAACCGATACCTGGATTTCACTTCCCAGGAAGTCAAGGA TCGTATACGGAGTAACGTGGATGGCCGCTACCTGTTAGACGGCGTTCctttcagctgctgcaaccCTGCCTCCCCTCGGCCTTGCCTGCAGAACCAGCTGACAGATAGCAGGGCCCACTACAACTATGAATACCAATCAGAGGAGCTCAACCTGTACAGCCGCGGCTGCAGGCAGGCTTTAACCGACTACTACATGGGTTTGATGAACTCAACCGGACCTGGTGTGCTCTCAGTCATCTTAATTCAG CTGTCTGTGCTCCTGAGCATGCGTTACCTGCAGACAGCCGTGGACGGAGCAATGGCTCTGGAGTCTCCAGAGGGTGAAAGTGAGGGTTACATCCTGGAGAAGGACGTGAAGGCAACCTACGCTGAAGTCAAAGCCAAGGCTCTTGACCTCCTAAAGTTTGCCCAAGTCGATCCAGCTTCCGAAGTCGCAGGGGCTGAAGAGGGGGAGAAAGCAGCTGAAGCCTCGGCGAAGGCCGCCACGCCACCTCCGGCCAGCTag